Proteins found in one Arthrobacter pascens genomic segment:
- a CDS encoding GAF and ANTAR domain-containing protein: protein MLPPEQPLSTVEQIQNLILESADFEDFVNELARFSAHQMAGDGDDALCGITLLRDRKAATIGWSSESAREVDEIQYSLSQGPCLTAAEDEREVHVPDLFEEDRWGPDYANAVASHGLRSVLSLPFNLQGEARAALNLYSDVPNKFDERASAKARGYTREISQALRLAVRFSLHTDSAANLRATLESRTIIDIAVGIVMAQNRCSQDAAVRILTDASSNSNTKLRDVAKSLVESVGGTGTRTHYEEPDKKQAG, encoded by the coding sequence ATGCTCCCGCCAGAACAACCTTTGAGCACCGTCGAGCAAATCCAGAACCTCATTCTGGAAAGCGCGGATTTTGAGGACTTCGTTAACGAACTGGCCCGGTTCTCCGCCCACCAGATGGCGGGCGACGGTGACGACGCGCTGTGCGGCATCACGCTGCTCCGGGACCGCAAGGCTGCCACCATCGGCTGGAGCAGCGAGTCAGCCCGGGAAGTGGATGAAATCCAGTATTCGCTGTCGCAGGGCCCCTGCCTCACGGCGGCGGAGGACGAGCGCGAAGTCCATGTGCCGGACCTGTTCGAGGAGGACCGGTGGGGGCCGGACTACGCCAATGCAGTCGCGTCGCACGGGCTGCGGTCAGTGCTGTCGTTGCCCTTCAACCTGCAGGGGGAAGCGAGGGCTGCCCTGAACCTCTACTCGGACGTGCCGAACAAGTTCGACGAACGCGCGTCTGCCAAGGCGAGGGGCTACACCCGGGAAATCTCGCAGGCGCTGCGGCTTGCCGTCAGGTTTTCGCTCCATACGGACAGCGCCGCCAACCTGCGGGCCACGCTGGAGTCCCGGACCATCATCGACATCGCGGTGGGGATCGTTATGGCCCAGAACCGCTGCAGCCAGGACGCCGCGGTCAGGATCCTCACCGACGCGTCCAGCAACAGCAACACCAAGCTGCGCGACGTCGCTAAATCCCTGGTGGAATCGGTGGGCGGAACCGGCACCCGCACGCACTACGAGGAGCCGGACAAAAAGCAGGCCGGCTAG
- the pyrE gene encoding orotate phosphoribosyltransferase: protein MTSPLDAAAARARLLELIKELAVVRGKVILSSGAEADYYIDLRRITLHHEASTLVGQVMLALADDAGIDFECAGGLTMGADPVGTAVMHAAVDAGRNVDAFVVRKAQKSYGMGRQVEGPSVDGRKVLVLEDTSTTGGSALTAVEGVRKAGGNVVAVAVIVDRDTGAKEKIEAETGVPYLFAFGKDELGLS, encoded by the coding sequence ATGACTTCCCCTCTTGACGCTGCCGCTGCCCGTGCCCGCCTGCTGGAACTGATCAAGGAACTCGCCGTGGTCCGCGGCAAGGTGATCCTGTCCAGCGGTGCGGAGGCCGATTACTACATCGACCTGCGCCGCATCACGCTCCACCACGAGGCGTCCACGCTGGTGGGGCAGGTCATGCTGGCTCTGGCGGACGACGCCGGCATCGACTTTGAGTGCGCCGGTGGCCTGACCATGGGGGCAGACCCGGTGGGCACCGCAGTCATGCACGCCGCTGTGGACGCGGGGCGGAACGTGGATGCCTTTGTGGTCCGCAAGGCCCAGAAGTCCTACGGCATGGGCCGCCAGGTTGAGGGGCCCTCCGTTGACGGCCGCAAGGTCCTGGTGCTCGAGGACACCTCCACCACCGGCGGCTCGGCGCTGACCGCGGTTGAGGGTGTGCGGAAGGCCGGCGGGAACGTGGTGGCGGTAGCGGTGATCGTGGACCGGGACACCGGAGCCAAGGAAAAGATCGAGGCCGAGACCGGTGTGCCGTACCTGTTCGCCTTCGGCAAGGACGAGCTGGGACTCTCATAG
- a CDS encoding FAD-dependent oxidoreductase, which produces MEKTGCVVAGGGPAGMMLGLLLARAGVQVTVLEKHGDFLRDFRGDTVHASTIRLIDELGLGDKFRKLPQSRLNNVAFPIPGVGLVTVGDFASLKPPYNYIAMMPQWDFLNFLATEAAREPTFRLLMEHEATSIMFDGGRVTGVRYRTRGGAEGALHADLVVATDGRHSVLRRAAGLQSKEYPVPFDTWWFRLPRHASEKGAVAGIVPAFRDREAMIALFRDDYYQMGYLGPKGEDARIRSEGIERFRERVAALRPDLADRVGSIRSIDDLHWLDVRLDRLRRWYVDGLLCIGDAAHAMSPAGGVGINLAIQDAVAAAARLAPALLRGHVGVEDLAAVERRRRMPTIVVQTVQRIMHRAVFVPLFAGRRTGPPPALLFLVRHAPIVRRVMPRIIAFGPRPEHAPGFARRVPSPGRSHKYGNH; this is translated from the coding sequence TTGCCCGGGCCGGAGTGCAGGTCACGGTGCTTGAGAAGCACGGCGACTTCCTGCGGGATTTCCGCGGCGACACCGTCCATGCATCCACCATCAGGCTGATTGACGAACTGGGATTGGGCGACAAATTCCGCAAGCTTCCGCAGAGCAGGCTGAACAACGTCGCCTTCCCCATCCCGGGCGTCGGCCTGGTCACCGTTGGTGATTTCGCTTCCCTAAAGCCGCCGTACAACTACATTGCGATGATGCCGCAGTGGGACTTCCTCAACTTCCTGGCCACCGAGGCGGCGCGCGAACCCACGTTCAGGCTCCTGATGGAGCATGAGGCCACGTCGATAATGTTCGACGGCGGACGCGTCACCGGCGTCCGCTACAGGACGCGTGGGGGTGCTGAAGGGGCGCTCCACGCGGACCTCGTGGTGGCCACGGACGGGCGCCATTCCGTGCTGCGCCGGGCCGCCGGCCTTCAGTCGAAGGAATATCCGGTCCCCTTCGACACCTGGTGGTTCAGGCTTCCGCGCCATGCTTCGGAAAAAGGCGCCGTGGCGGGCATCGTTCCGGCCTTTCGGGACCGCGAAGCCATGATCGCGCTGTTCCGTGACGACTACTACCAGATGGGGTACCTCGGTCCCAAGGGAGAAGACGCGCGGATCCGTTCCGAAGGGATTGAACGGTTCAGGGAACGGGTGGCCGCCCTGCGTCCTGACCTGGCTGACCGCGTGGGTTCGATCCGTTCGATCGATGACCTTCACTGGCTGGACGTGCGGCTGGACCGGCTGCGGCGCTGGTACGTGGACGGGCTGCTGTGCATCGGCGACGCCGCACATGCCATGTCCCCTGCCGGTGGTGTGGGCATCAACCTGGCCATCCAGGATGCCGTGGCGGCCGCAGCCCGGCTGGCCCCGGCGCTTCTCCGGGGGCACGTCGGGGTGGAGGACCTTGCTGCAGTGGAACGGCGGCGCCGGATGCCCACCATTGTTGTCCAGACCGTACAGCGCATCATGCACCGGGCAGTGTTCGTTCCACTGTTCGCCGGAAGGAGGACCGGGCCTCCGCCGGCCCTGCTGTTCTTGGTCCGGCACGCTCCGATAGTGCGGCGGGTCATGCCGCGGATCATCGCTTTCGGACCCCGGCCGGAGCACGCGCCCGGCTTCGCCCGCCGCGTTCCCTCGCCGGGGCGCAGTCACAAATACGGAAACCACTAA